The genomic stretch TAGACCAAAATAGTTTAAAATAGACCCTAAATCTCTTATTAATTTGTTATATAACCCCAATATCCAAAAAATTCCCAGACGCTAGCTTAGGCCTTTAGTTTTATTGATTAAACCGATATTTAGTCCCGAAAATTATCGGTACGGATTTGATGAAAATGATCGTTAATCTTGATCGAATTGATGATTTTTTGTTATGTTATGTTTTTACCTCAAGCTTTTGATGCTCTTCCAAATCCTCGAAATCCGGCTTATATCCAAGCCTGTTTTTGGTCCTGCACACATTAAGCCGCCGAAGTTAATAAAATTAGCGTGTGAACATCGTCATTTAATGATATCAATTAGCTTAGTTGGTAAAGTCATAAGAGGTGATGCTCATGATctagatttttttttcaaaataggcGATTTTCACCAATTATTTAACGAAATGGGTCAAATCTcaaattaattacccaaaatgggtccaggTCATACCCGAAGCTAGGTTCGTATCTAAGTCGCCATCTCGGTCAGCGACCAAGCCCAAAGTCGCCACCCGCCATGGCGTTTTGGTCTGATGATCGTCAGCTCCCTTGGCGACTTCCTTCTTTGTCGGAAGGAGAGGGGATGCGGGAAATATGAGTTCGACATAAGTCGCCACCCGCCATGGCGACTTGACCCCTTACACTAGCTTCGTCAATACCAAGCCTACGTAGACCCATTTTCGACAATTAATTTGAGACTCGATCATTTTGATAATTAATTGGGCAAAATCGcctattttagaaaaaaattccATAATCTAGGTTAAAATCGCGTCAGCATTTAAATTGTTGTAGATATTATAAAGTTGGTTTTACTAATGTAGGAGACTAGGAGTATACCTGAGGACAAGGTCCTCCATAGTGATCTCTTCCATCTTCAAAGCCTCAGAAAAAGCTCGAGATCGAGCACGGGCTAAAGTACTCCGGCTTGTATTACCATACTCCCACATCCTATGCGTATACGCCTTTACCAAATTAAGCAAATCCTCAACCTCATCCTTATTATCACCATCAAGTTCCTCTAACTCCTTAACCATCGAGTCGAAATGAGCCTTAATCTTTTCAATACAAGTAACTCGCATACAACAGTTTCGAATACATTGCATTGTCCAGTTAGCACCATAGATTATGTACTTTTCAATTTCCTTTGAAACCTGGGCCTTTGCCGGgtgggcctgggcctgggccaATGTCTCAGCTTCCGACAGTAGGCTCACCATGTTGTCGTGCGCGTCATTCATTGAATTCAGGTAGTTGATCCGATCGATCGCGGACCCCATTTCTACCATTCTTGGCTCTTCCCTGTTTCGGAGTAGTCTTGCTAACATACGTAATTGGCGGTGCTCCTCCAAAATCATTACGTCGTTATATTTTTGGAACTCCATCGCCTCTGTATAACCATTAAACGTCTTATTACGATACAatcttaaatgaaaatttacATAAGACACTATTTAAGCACTTTCGAGTatataaatgtcataaacttaaAAACATGTCAAGTAATCATAGAATAAATGAGACAAAAAGCAAAATGTCAGGGCTAAAATTTTAACTTTCTCCTCTAAAGTACGAAATATTATACGAAATACGAGTATATTTTGGCTACAAAGGCAAAAAATTGAAAAGTAATGATATATACGAAGTAGTAGAACAGAGAAAATTCAAGACATTACTCTGAAGGTTTAGATGGGAGAGACTATGGAGTGCTGACCTCAAATGTGCTGCCTGTATTTGTTGTACTAAAAGTGTTGCCACACCATCGTATGTATATATAAGCACAAATTGTTGCTTCAGATGGATCATTTTTGTCTTATTCAAAAAAAGCGATTTTGTGACTATTTGATGATCGAATATAACCATAATGGTCCAGCTAGTGTTGTAGCTTATGATAACTTGTTTTTCAAAAGCGGTCATATTTGGCTGTGAAATGGTCAAAAAATCATGTCTTATTATTTTAGACCAAAATGGCTCCTCATAAGGGAGACCAACTCATATATAAGTGGAAAATGTGAACATGTTGTGAGTAGAGCTGGTAACGGGTCGGCCGGGCCGTGTTTCGTGCTGGCCCATAGTGCCCAGCCAATTTTTGGCATGGTTGAGGCACGGTTAAGCGGGCCATTATGTCGTGCCGTGCCAGTCCCGAATTCCATTCCCACTACTGTGGCCATTCCATGGCCCGACATACCACGAGCTCCTGTCGTGTCTTGCCCGTGGGCTAGCCCATAttcttatatattttttttaaccaAATTTGTTTTTTGATTTATAAATAATTATTATAAGTAGTGATTTAAATGtatatatttaattaatatatttaataAGTAAAGttctatttgtttatttttaaatttgGATTTTTTGATGTTTATTTGTATTTTTAGGTTGAATTATAGTTATAAAATTTATCGTAAATAATTAGTATGTAAATGGATAGATGAGATGAAAAAGGAAtttcaattaaataagtaaaaaatgatattaaaaaaaaatacctcaacctttattaaaaaaaagtgtaaaacGATATTTACAATTATATATTAATCTAATGTAACTAATAAATAAGGAAAAATACAAAATATAATTTCATCTAATATACTATGCAACTATGAATTTGACTCAGTGCTTGTCTGGTCGGATTCATACTCGAGTTCATGATCGACCTCGTCTTTCTTTCGATCATCGACATCCATCCAATCCTTGAAGCACACCAACATTTGGAGGGTACTAGATCTTAGACTAGTTCGTTTTTTATCAAGCCCAATGCCCCTTTTGTGGCACTAAAAGCTAGAACTTTCAGATGCAACAGAAGACACTTGAACGCTTAAGAAGTCTCTCGCCATTGCGGACATCACCGGAAGCGACTTACTTTAATGTTGCCACCAACGCAAAATATCAAGGTTGTTGACTCCTCTTCCGAAATACCTCGCATGTAATCGTAACTAATGAACATTTGATACTCGACCAAGTTGGATGTTAGGGTAGATTGTTGCCGATTCAGTTGTAATTGACTCATAGACCTTTTAAAAGTGTTAAAAGTCACTTCTCGAAAAGCTCCACCACTACTACTTAGGTGTTATTGAGGCGGGGTTGTGTTGAATATAGGCTCCCTCGTACCCGTACCCACTAAGAAATTCTCATACCCAGATCCGCCCAGCACCCATGGCTGATACAAGTTTCCATCACCCGTACCCGCCCCATTGGGTGAAAATCTAGACTCGTA from Silene latifolia isolate original U9 population chromosome 2, ASM4854445v1, whole genome shotgun sequence encodes the following:
- the LOC141643654 gene encoding uncharacterized protein LOC141643654 encodes the protein MEFQKYNDVMILEEHRQLRMLARLLRNREEPRMVEMGSAIDRINYLNSMNDAHDNMVSLLSEAETLAQAQAHPAKAQVSKEIEKYIIYGANWTMQCIRNCCMRVTCIEKIKAHFDSMVKELEELDGDNKDEVEDLLNLVKAYTHRMWEYGNTSRSTLARARSRAFSEALKMEEITMEDLVLRTKNRLGYKPDFEDLEEHQKLEVYEFLINDSGRATLPTMYNRKFRKPGLGDLMNIFGIGVLVVQAGVLVYDIFTAEHNIESALRETSALLADVVDFSVKLVVSAKVKTLVVKKVSKVTAMLTSSLAGFVAGAIAGFLVTLVTGGLLNAIFGSGGSKVPPDMDDLKFHTGEMPDGMAIAFELSHLG